Part of the Kryptolebias marmoratus isolate JLee-2015 linkage group LG20, ASM164957v2, whole genome shotgun sequence genome, TGTTGGGGTAAAAGTAACCAGTGGGGATTTGATGAATCAGTTACAAAATAAGGGAAAACTGGTAATTGATTTGCAGTCTTTGTAGGACTACTTCTAGGTAGTGCAGCGGGGTTGCCATCTGGTGGTTGGAAATACTCTGGTTTTTGACCTTCAGCCCAAGGGCCCCAGGGGGGTGAAATATGAGCAGAGGTGCGGGCTCCTAAAGACTCCAATATTGCCGCTTCTGAAAGCTTTTGAGGAATCTGCCCACCTTCCAGGCTCCCACTAAAATCAGGATATACCTCTCGAGAAAGCGGCTGACTCGTATAAAACCGAGGGTCATCTTTATCCTCCTgtccagcagaaatatgaagATGCTGATGAAACGCAATTTGGAGGCAACAATTAGAGAGTCCAGATGGGCAAACGTGAGGACAGTGCGCAGGCAGAACACGAGAAGTGGGTTTCAAGACTGAGGACGTCTCGGCACCTACTTTCCAAGACAGTTGGCAAGGGCCATATACTTTTCCTAGAATAATTTCACCTGGCATCTTAGCTAGTTGGCTTTCAGGCAACAGCTGATTATACAAGCACATTTGGTGGTGTGCTGCAGGCTGTGATGGCTGAGGAACACGTGGGGGGTTTATAGCTGGCTTTGGTTGAGTGTACAGAGACTGGTACGTTTGACTGTCAGAGCCTTCAGGCTGTGGTTCAGAAGGCTTCGAGGGAAACTGAAGTTGAGGCTTTTGCGGGTTGTAGAATGGATGGTAAACAGGGCCTTTAGTGACGTCTATATGTGGTGGCTGAGAGACTGTGGGGTTTGACAGCTTTGGCTCAGTGGGAAAGTGAAGAGACGTCTGGTATAACTGGCTCTGGGGGGTTGAAGGCTGTGGTGGCTGAGTATTTGCAGGTTTTGGAGTTGGCTTTAGTTGAGCAAAGTAGTCCAATAAAGGCTGGTATACTTGGTGTTGAGGGGTTGCGGGATTTGGTGGCAGAGCTACTGCAGGTTTTGGAGTTGGCTTTAGTTGGCTGAAGTAGTCAAATAAAGGCTGGTATACTTGGTGTTGAGGGGTTGCGGGATTTGGTGGCAGAGCTACTGCAGGTTTTGGAGTTGGCTTTAGTTGGGTAAAGTAGTCCAATAAAGGATGGTATACTTGGCCTTGAGGGGTTACAGGTTGCGGTGGCTGAGTAACGTCAGCTGGTTTAGAAGTCGACTGTGGCGGGGTATAGTAGGGAAAGAATGCTTGATATCGATGGCTCTGGGTGGCTCCATGTTGCTGTGGCCACATAACAACAGCGGGCTGTGAGGATTGTCTTAATAGGGCACACAAGACATGGAATGATCGGTATATTTGACCTTGAGAGCTTTCAGGGTGTGACGGTTGAAAGATGGTGGGTTTTGAAGCTTGTGTCTCTTGGGTGCATGAGAAGAAAATCGGCTGGTATTCCTGGCCTTGAGGAATTTTAGGGTGTGGCTGCTGTGAAGCAGCGTTTTCTAAGGTTAGTTTCCGCTGGCTGCACGAGAGGTAAAATGGTTGGGGTACTTGGCCCCGAGAAGCACCAGCAAGTTTTGAAGCCGTCGTCCCTTGGGTGCAGATGAGGTGGAATGGCACGTTTTCAGACATTGTGGGATGCAGCTTCTCAGGTTTCTCTGGTAATTTTTCTAGATACAGTGGATAAGAATAAGCTTCAGGTGAAGTTTGTGTATGATAAACTTGGTTTGGGAGTTTCTGTTCACCTTTTGGGTAGCTTGCAGGTGGCTCTACAGGTGTTTGAGGAAACTGAGGTGAAAGATTAAACTGATATTGAAACTGATCAACCCCATGTTTAGGTGGTGGCGATTTAGTCACTTGTGACCATGTTGGCAGCATTTCAGGTGACTGATAAAAGGGAAATCGATGGAAACCTTCATCTGTAGTTTGAGGAACTGCAGACTTTGTAGGTGTAGGGATAAGTGGCTGTTTAGTAGGGGTGGTCTCTGGATTGGTaaagtgaggggaaaaaaaactgtagtaAAAAAATGGATCAAATTGTTTTGGGACTTGATTTGGCTTGCTAGGACTTTCTGGGCTTTGAGGAAAGTCTGGAGTCTGGGAGCCAGTTTGACCAGAACGAGGGGTTAAAGGAAGCTGTGGCGTACGGAAAGGAGACACCCAGCCTCCTGGcttttcactctgctgtacagggtCTTCTGTGGAT contains:
- the LOC108238238 gene encoding uncharacterized protein LOC108238238 isoform X1 translates to MACRANGGGVVVICLGLLVFVTSLCHCTKMTRLKALDEKRGNSAHARSPAGRSRQHHGRLLVGRSSQRAAELNGTNSTENVLDVVTDYQADMGWWQKTAHDHNDWPRSDIAATQRLLESESKVECTRDSMKLLVHDAAFTPAALIFVDRGHLSPLSLANLPTSCGYTIRSTQSNLVLVAPYDGCFVVVEENSYVLPLRWWGLPVRMSCPMIEHVSSVPPMVTCHGEGMVVQTEWTSSASEIKAKVNGNWESLLTAAHRCAFGVVEHPEGVVISVRYAPCLGKKDGLYTLALAVDKETKISCPSLLAAHIESTEDPVQQSEKPGGWVSPFRTPQLPLTPRSGQTGSQTPDFPQSPESPSKPNQVPKQFDPFFYYSFFSPHFTNPETTPTKQPLIPTPTKSAVPQTTDEGFHRFPFYQSPEMLPTWSQVTKSPPPKHGVDQFQYQFNLSPQFPQTPVEPPASYPKGEQKLPNQVYHTQTSPEAYSYPLYLEKLPEKPEKLHPTMSENVPFHLICTQGTTASKLAGASRGQVPQPFYLSCSQRKLTLENAASQQPHPKIPQGQEYQPIFFSCTQETQASKPTIFQPSHPESSQGQIYRSFHVLCALLRQSSQPAVVMWPQQHGATQSHRYQAFFPYYTPPQSTSKPADVTQPPQPVTPQGQVYHPLLDYFTQLKPTPKPAVALPPNPATPQHQVYQPLFDYFSQLKPTPKPAVALPPNPATPQHQVYQPLLDYFAQLKPTPKPANTQPPQPSTPQSQLYQTSLHFPTEPKLSNPTVSQPPHIDVTKGPVYHPFYNPQKPQLQFPSKPSEPQPEGSDSQTYQSLYTQPKPAINPPRVPQPSQPAAHHQMCLYNQLLPESQLAKMPGEIILGKVYGPCQLSWKVGAETSSVLKPTSRVLPAHCPHVCPSGLSNCCLQIAFHQHLHISAGQEDKDDPRFYTSQPLSREVYPDFSGSLEGGQIPQKLSEAAILESLGARTSAHISPPWGPWAEGQKPEYFQPPDGNPAALPRSSPTKTANQLPVFPYFVTDSSNPHWLLLPQHFGLPNVEQRKPAGSSDPSELWASGGKQLEPRELFNIDSPPQQNSQFLAQPTHSRPSFMSYINQHGSFIAEQRGKPNIEQSLHKPKLKSSSHHFKRALDNFFSLHYMPQDAPNSNRSNSKALNDSQAQPDSNNSTKPEQALNSHSRPQSYVLLRHGPPRKQSIGFGDDSVDVRNLVHVSNSKMEELPGHQSTNQNVESLQEESQQFKRAEEEESTPLLDINYIQKLNNDLDLPFSSVMDDSDLVYLPPEQYFSAAQLKPEILKSFEDLWKSLTPSDSSQSFAAHVPGMNEPLGTENGNLNQNRAAF
- the LOC108238238 gene encoding uncharacterized protein LOC108238238 isoform X2 encodes the protein MACRANGGGVVVICLGLLVFVTSLCHCTKMTRLKALDEKRGNSAHARSPAGRSRQHHGRLLVGRSSQRAAELNGTNSTENVLDVVTDYQADMGWWQKTAHDHNDWPRSDIAATQRLLESESKVECTRDSMKLLVHDAAFTPAALIFVDRGHLSPLSLANLPTSCGYTIRSTQSNLVLVAPYDGCFVVVEENSYVLPLRWWGLPVRMSCPMIEHVSSVPPMVTCHGEGMVVQTEWTSSASEIKAKVNGNWESLLTAAHRCAFGVVEHPEGVVISVRYAPCLGKKDGLYTLALAVDKETKISCPSLLAAHIESTEDPVQQSEKPGGWVSPFRTPQLPLTPRSGQTGSQTPDFPQSPESPSKPNQVPKQFDPFFYYSFFSPHFTNPETTPTKQPLIPTPTKSAVPQTTDEGFHRFPFYQSPEMLPTWSQVTKSPPPKHGVDQFQYQFNLSPQFPQTPVEPPASYPKGEQKLPNQVYHTQTSPEAYSYPLYLEKLPEKPEKLHPTMSENVPFHLICTQGTTASKLAGASRGQVPQPFYLSCSQRKLTLENAASQQPHPKIPQGQEYQPIFFSCTQETQASKPTIFQPSHPESSQGQIYRSFHVLCALLRQSSQPAVVMWPQQHGATQSHRYQAFFPYYTPPQSTSKPADVTQPPQPVTPQGQVYHPLLDYFTQLKPTPKPAVALPPNPATPQHQVYQPLFDYFSQLKPTPKPAVALPPNPATPQHQVYQPLLDYFAQLKPTPKPANTQPPQPSTPQSQLYQTSLHFPTEPKLSNPTVSQPPHIDVTKGPVYHPFYNPQKPQLQFPSKPSEPQPEGSDSQTYQSLYTQPKPAINPPRVPQPSQPAAHHQMCLYNQLLPESQLAKMPGEIILGKVYGPCQLSWKVGAETSSVLKPTSRVLPAHCPHVCPSGLSNCCLQIAFHQHLHISAGQEDKDDPRFYTSQPLSREVYPDFSGSLEGGQIPQKLSEAAILESLGARTSAHISPPWGPWAEGQKPEYFQPPDGNPAALPRSSPTKTANQLPVFPYFVTDSSNPHWLLLPQHFGLPNVEQRKPAGSSDPSELWASGGKQLEPRELFNIDSPPQQNSQFLAQPTHSRPSFMSYINQHGSFIAEQRGKPNIEQSLHKPKLKSSSHHFKRALDNFFSLHYMPQDAPNSNRSNSKALNDSQAQPDSNNSTKPEQALNSHSRPQSYVLLRHGPPRKQSIGFGDDSVDVRNLVHVSNSKMEELPGHQSTNQNVESLQEESQQFKRAEEEESTPLLDINYIQKLNNDLDLPFSSVMDDSDLVYLPPEQYFSAAQLKPEILKSFEDLWKSLTPSDSSQSFAAHVPGKRTSSAEQT